The Coleofasciculus sp. FACHB-1120 DNA segment AGACTCCCATCTAGATTGCAATGCAAACCATCTTTCTGGCTCTAGATTGTAGCGCGATCGCATACTTCCCCAAATTCCTTAGCGAATCATTTGCTCTAGGTTAATGAATTAAAATACATCAACTGACTCAAACTGCTTTTGAGACTGAGCGTGTGCAGCTTCGCCACAGGTACGGGGAGTGGGAAATATTTTGCCTGGATTAGCTAAACCTTTGGGATTAAAGACTTGGCGCACCCATTGCATCGTTTCTAAATCGGTTTCGGTAAACATTTGCGGCATATAGCATTTTTTGTCTGCACCAATCCCGTGTTCTCCAGAAAGGCTTCCGCCTACTTCTACGCAAATTTTAAGAATTTCCCCACCTAATTCTTCCACCTGTTCCAACGCCCCAGGAATCGAATTATCATAAAGAATGAGGGGGTGAAGATTGCCATCTCCAGCATGGAAAACGTTAGCAATACGATAGCCATACTTTTGGCTCAATGCTTCAATTTCTTGCAACACAAATCGCATTTGAGTCCGGGGAATCACCCCATCTTGGACATAATAATCAGGACTGAGCTTGCCTGCTGCTGCGAAGGCTGCTTTCCGTCCTTTCCACAGCTTTAGACGGGTTTCTGGCTCGTTTGCCGTGGTAATGCTACGCGCTCCATTTGTAGTGCAAATTTCCGCAATATGCTGTTTATTTGCCGCCACTTCCACTTCTAAGCCGTCTATTTCGACTAACAAGATAGCAGCAGCATCTCTGGGATAACAACCTGTGGCTACAACATCTTCAACAGCGTTGATGCTGATATTATCCATAATTTCCATACCGCCTGGAATTATCCCAGCGCTGATAATATCTGATACAGCGGCTCCAGCATCTTCAACACTAGTAAAATCTGCTAAAAGAACGCAAATAGATTCCGGGGTTTTAAGAATTCTCAAAGTGATTTCTGTAGCGATACCTAGCGTGCCTTCAGAACCAACAAATAAACCCGTTAAATCGTAACCAGGCATTTCGGGAATTTGTCCTCCCACGTCTACAATAGAGCCATCGGGGAGAACCAGTTTTAAACCTAAAACGTGGTTGGTGGTGACGCCATATTTGAGACAATGGACGCCTCCAGAATTTTCTGCAACGTTACCGCCAATTGAGCAGACAATCTGGCTGGAAGGGTCAGGCGCATAGTAAAATCCGGCACCGCTAACGGCTTGTGTCACCCAATTATTAATCACTCCAGGCTGCACCACAACCCGCTGATTTTCTAAATCAATGCTTAGGATTTTTCGCATCAATGCAGTAACAATTAGCACGCAATCTTCTATAGGCAAGGCTCCACCAGAAAGTCCAGTGCCAGCACCGCGTGCAACCCAGGGAATTTGATTTTGGTCGCATATCTTCACTGCCGCTGCGACTTCTTCGGTGGTGCGCGGCAGCACGACAAGAGCAGGTTTTTGTCGGTAGCTAGTTAAACCATCGCACTCGTAGGTTATTAATTCCTCACGACGCTGCACGACGCCGTTTTTCCCGATAGCTGCCTCAAATTGCTTGATAATGGATTGCCAGTTGCGTTGTTTTTTGTCTTGAATAATCATCGGTGCTTCTCAAATTAACCGCTTTGAGGACTATTGTTACAAAAATTACATCACAGAAGTAGGAAAATGCGAAAAGACAAATCCTCGCCCATTAGATGCTGGAATGCTTGACCGCTAACTTAGAAGCTCGTGAATAGATTTCAACAAATCTTCTGCGGTGTAGGGCTTCGACAAAAATCTTTTGACTACGCCACCTGCGATCGCTGGGAGCTTATTGTTGGACACCAAGCCGCTCACAGCAACAACTTTGACCTGGGGATTCATTTTTTGCAGAGCGCGAATGGTGGTTGGGCCATCCATTGTAGGCATCATCATATCAATTAATACGACATTGATTTCCGCGCGATGCTGGGCATAGAGCGCGATCGCTTCAATCCCATCGTTTGCAGTGAGTACCCGATAGTCGTAGGCTTCTAGGGATGTTTTAGTCACCTCTCGAATGGCTGGTTCATCATCAACCACAAGAATCCATTCTCCGTGACCTCTGGGCAGTTCATAACGCTCCGTAGCTTCTGGATCTGTTGTAGTTGTATTAGTTGCTGGAAAATAAACTTTAAATTGAGTTCCTCTTCCTACTTCGCTATAGACATTGATAAAACCGCCATGACCTTTAATAATCGCCAAAACAGTGGAAAGACCCAGACCTGTGCCTTTGCCAAGTTCTTTTGTCGTGAAAAATGGTTCAAAGATTCTTTCTAAACTCTCTGGCGGAATCCCACTACCCGTATCCGAAATAGTGATAACAATATAAGGTCCGGTTTTGGCATCAATATTCATTCGAGCATAGTTTTCATCGATGAGAAGATTTTCGGCGGCGATACTCAAGACTCCACCATCTGGCATGGCATCACGGGCATTCACGCAGAGATTCATCAACACCTGATGTACTTGAGTGGCATCTCCAGAGACAGGCCAAAGTTCCATCATTCGTACATCTGTATAGATTTCGATTGATTTAGGAAAGGTTTCTTTGGCAATTTTTTGAATTTCCGCAATTAAGTGCCCTACTTGAAGTGACATTCGCTCACCTTCAACTCCTCGCGCAAATGACAAGACTTGCTTAATTAGCTCGGCACCCCGTTTAGTATTTGTTTCTAGTAGATCCAAAAGCCGCTGACTGCGCGGATCGGGAATTACCATTTGCAAGATTTGAATGGCGGCAAGAATTGGCGTCAATACATTGTTTAGATCGTGGGCAATACCACCAGCAAGCGTACCGATACTCTCCATTCGTTGGGCGCGGCGGAACTGTGCTTCAAGTTGTTTTTTCTCTGTAATATCGGTGTCTACAGAGAGGATTGATTTGGGGTTTTCTTCGTCATCGCGCACTAAACTCCAACGACTGGCGACAATAATTTGTTTACCTTCTTTGGTGACTTTATACAATTCACCTTGCCACTCACCTTTGTTGTTAACAGTCTTGCGAGCTTCAAGGAGTTGAGGCGAAGGGTCGGTGTACAAAATCTCTAAGACACTTTTCCCCAGAACTTCCTCTGCCTTCCAGCCGTACAGTAACTCAGCTCCTTTACTCCAAAGTACGATTTTGTCTTCCTGATTTCGCACGAGAATTGCATCTGTTGTTACATCTAGCAAGGCAGCTTGTCTGCGGATTTTTTGTTCTGCTTCTTTGCGCTCGGTGATGTCTCGATCCATGCCGCGATAACCTTGGAATTTTCCATCACAATTCCAAATTGGAACTGCACTGGTTTCTAGGACAACTAGATGACCGTCTTTGTGAAAAGTCGTATTTTCAAGACAGGTAATGGGTTGTGCCAGGGCAGCCATTTGCCCAAAGATATTCGCAACTCGAAAAGCTTCTTCTGGAGGCATAAGATCGAAGGGAGTTTTGCCTAACGCTTCTTCTGGTTCATAACCCAAAATATCGCGAACCTTCGGACTGACATACGTGTAAACAACGTTTTCATCCACCTCCCAAACCCAATCACTAGTCGTTTCGACTAAATTGCGAAACCGCTCTTCGCTTTGGCGCAACGCCTCCTCATGAGCTTTGCGCTCGGTAATGTCGCGAGCGATCGCATACATTAATGCTTCTTCAACGACCGGAGAGGCTGTCCAGGATAGCCATTTGTACGAACCATCCTGACAGATGTAGCGGGTCTCAAAGTCGATCGTCGGTTCGCCCGTGGCAAGTTTCTCGAATTCGTTACGGGTTTTTTCTTGGTCTTCAGGATGAACAAAGTTAAACAATGGTGTAGAACAAAATTCTTCTTGGGAAAACCCTAGAGTCTTCTCAAACGCGGGGTTCACGCGCTTAAAATAGCCATCGAAACTAACAATACACAGCATATCCAACGAGAGGGTGAACAAGCGATCGCGTTCTTCCTCGGCTCGTTTGCGAGCGGTGATGTCCGTTTGCAAGCCTACGAAGTAAAGTAAGTTCCCCTCGTCTGAAAATACTGGCGAAATTCTTAATTCATTCCAGAATGGCTGACCATTTTTTCGATAGTTCAGTAGCGTTGTTTGAATCTCTTTCTGTTCGGAAATTGCTTGGCGAATTTGAGCGATCGCTTGCGGATCTGTGCCGGAACCTTTCAGAAAACGGCAGTTGCGACCCATAATTTCCTTTGGCTCATACCCAGAGATCCGTGAGAAAGCTGGGTTCGCGTAAACGATCGGGTTGTCTGGCTGGTTCGGATCGGTAATAATCACTCCCTCAAAAGCGGAAGTAATCGCCTGTGCTAGTTGCAGGTTTTCAGTAGCCGCTCGCTGGAGCGCCTCCTCGGTTCGTTTGCGTTCAGCGATGCTGCGTTCTTTTTCAGCTAAATTACGCCGTAGCTCTAATTGGCTAATCACCTGGCGGCTTATCGCTTTAAGTGCCTCTAACTGTTCTGAGCTGAGGTTTCGCGGTACATAATCCGCCACACAAATCGTTCCGATTATCTGTCCCTCAGGCGTCATCAGCGGTGCGCCAGCATAAAAGCGAACACTAGGGCAAGCAATTACAACTGGATTAGAGGCGAACTTTTTATCAGCTAATGTATCAGGAATCATTAAAATGTCGGGTTGGTCAAGTAGGGGACAGAACCCGATATCAAGGGGGAATTCTGATACCTCTAAACCCACCTTTGACTTGAACCACTGACGATTTTTATCCAAAAAATTTATCAACGCAATCGGGGTTCCACAGACGTGCGCTGCTAAATAGGCAAGATCGTCGAATGCCTCTTCGGGTTCTGTATCAAGAATCCGATACCGGCGCAGAGCTTCCAGCCTTGCCGCTTCCTTATTAGATACTAAAGTTTTCATCAGTACTTATTCCTACTTAGACCGGATCTCGGTAGCTGTCATCTGAAAATGCTTGTTCTGCCTTGTCGCGCTAAATGTCTCAATGCTGAAGAAGCAGGAGAAAGTCCAGCGATCAACTTTTCCGTCCGATAACCCTAGCTAGATTGTTCCCTGGCGCTCCAATGGACTAACACTTCCAGGAAAATCTACATAAAATCGCTAAATTCTACACATTTCCTCTCAGATAAAAAGTCTCCAGCCTTTTACCGCAGTGCCGGAAGTGCGATCGCGCCTGCTAAGGGTTATTTGTGTCCGTGGGAAGTAAGAAAGGTGGTTTTGCTACTTTCATGGTGTATTAAATGGTTTTCCTATTCCTATTTAAATTCTATGAAATCTATCTAAAGATTGATGGCGGCTTAACATAAGCAAAAAGTTTATGATGTCACTTTGTTTGTGATGTCCTATACACTAATCCTTCAACTTCTTGTAAAGGAAAGCAAAGGAAAATCAAGTCGATACAACTCGACAATGAACGAAGCCAAATTAATTACAAGATTACAAAATTGAACGGGAAGTTAACATCTAGCTTGAGGGGGTGCATCCTGGCAATTCGCGGCGATGAATTCCAGCACCCGTTGCCACACACACTCCAATAAATCGGGTTGATTTGCCTTAAACCACTCAATCTGAGGATAAGCACGAAACCAGGTGCGTTGTCGTTTGGCAAATTGACGAGTGTGCAAAACGGTTAACTCTTTGGCGTCCGATAGAGAAATTTCTCCGGCTAAATATTGCTTCATTTCCCTATAACCTAGCGTATCGAGCAGCGGCAGATCGCGACCGTATTTCTCACAGAGGGTTTTTACCTCCGCTTCCCACCCTGCTACTAACATCTGTTCGGTTCGCTGTTCAATGCGCTGAGTCAGGTGGCTAGAGTCAGGACAATCTAAGCCAATTTGGAGAATGGGGTAATCCGGTGGATTCTCTCCTTGCTGCTCTGAAATAGGGCGACCTGTCACATAAAATACTTCTAAAGCTCGCAATGTCCGCACAGGGTCATTGGGATGAAT contains these protein-coding regions:
- the glcD gene encoding glycolate oxidase subunit GlcD → MIIQDKKQRNWQSIIKQFEAAIGKNGVVQRREELITYECDGLTSYRQKPALVVLPRTTEEVAAAVKICDQNQIPWVARGAGTGLSGGALPIEDCVLIVTALMRKILSIDLENQRVVVQPGVINNWVTQAVSGAGFYYAPDPSSQIVCSIGGNVAENSGGVHCLKYGVTTNHVLGLKLVLPDGSIVDVGGQIPEMPGYDLTGLFVGSEGTLGIATEITLRILKTPESICVLLADFTSVEDAGAAVSDIISAGIIPGGMEIMDNISINAVEDVVATGCYPRDAAAILLVEIDGLEVEVAANKQHIAEICTTNGARSITTANEPETRLKLWKGRKAAFAAAGKLSPDYYVQDGVIPRTQMRFVLQEIEALSQKYGYRIANVFHAGDGNLHPLILYDNSIPGALEQVEELGGEILKICVEVGGSLSGEHGIGADKKCYMPQMFTETDLETMQWVRQVFNPKGLANPGKIFPTPRTCGEAAHAQSQKQFESVDVF
- a CDS encoding PAS domain S-box protein translates to MKTLVSNKEAARLEALRRYRILDTEPEEAFDDLAYLAAHVCGTPIALINFLDKNRQWFKSKVGLEVSEFPLDIGFCPLLDQPDILMIPDTLADKKFASNPVVIACPSVRFYAGAPLMTPEGQIIGTICVADYVPRNLSSEQLEALKAISRQVISQLELRRNLAEKERSIAERKRTEEALQRAATENLQLAQAITSAFEGVIITDPNQPDNPIVYANPAFSRISGYEPKEIMGRNCRFLKGSGTDPQAIAQIRQAISEQKEIQTTLLNYRKNGQPFWNELRISPVFSDEGNLLYFVGLQTDITARKRAEEERDRLFTLSLDMLCIVSFDGYFKRVNPAFEKTLGFSQEEFCSTPLFNFVHPEDQEKTRNEFEKLATGEPTIDFETRYICQDGSYKWLSWTASPVVEEALMYAIARDITERKAHEEALRQSEERFRNLVETTSDWVWEVDENVVYTYVSPKVRDILGYEPEEALGKTPFDLMPPEEAFRVANIFGQMAALAQPITCLENTTFHKDGHLVVLETSAVPIWNCDGKFQGYRGMDRDITERKEAEQKIRRQAALLDVTTDAILVRNQEDKIVLWSKGAELLYGWKAEEVLGKSVLEILYTDPSPQLLEARKTVNNKGEWQGELYKVTKEGKQIIVASRWSLVRDDEENPKSILSVDTDITEKKQLEAQFRRAQRMESIGTLAGGIAHDLNNVLTPILAAIQILQMVIPDPRSQRLLDLLETNTKRGAELIKQVLSFARGVEGERMSLQVGHLIAEIQKIAKETFPKSIEIYTDVRMMELWPVSGDATQVHQVLMNLCVNARDAMPDGGVLSIAAENLLIDENYARMNIDAKTGPYIVITISDTGSGIPPESLERIFEPFFTTKELGKGTGLGLSTVLAIIKGHGGFINVYSEVGRGTQFKVYFPATNTTTTDPEATERYELPRGHGEWILVVDDEPAIREVTKTSLEAYDYRVLTANDGIEAIALYAQHRAEINVVLIDMMMPTMDGPTTIRALQKMNPQVKVVAVSGLVSNNKLPAIAGGVVKRFLSKPYTAEDLLKSIHELLS
- the miaA gene encoding tRNA (adenosine(37)-N6)-dimethylallyltransferase MiaA — its product is MIVICGATATGKSGLALALAQRLGSVILSADSRQVYREFDIGTAKPTDAERKLVPHYLIDICDPTETLTVADYQQQTQALIAALGKETPPLLVGGTGLYIRSIVQGLKIPRVAPQEELRSQLQSLGQTQLYAFLQQVDPVATQKIHPNDPVRTLRALEVFYVTGRPISEQQGENPPDYPILQIGLDCPDSSHLTQRIEQRTEQMLVAGWEAEVKTLCEKYGRDLPLLDTLGYREMKQYLAGEISLSDAKELTVLHTRQFAKRQRTWFRAYPQIEWFKANQPDLLECVWQRVLEFIAANCQDAPPQARC